A stretch of the Rosa rugosa chromosome 5, drRosRugo1.1, whole genome shotgun sequence genome encodes the following:
- the LOC133710510 gene encoding pentatricopeptide repeat-containing protein At1g03560, mitochondrial-like: MRRSLLRLGASSATHVLSPWPPPSYYNGGSSSKASNFQSTSAFSSNSRWVVVTNSLPPPEWVEPFNDVSDIVSSPQRFDPSPWVAQILNLLDGSPQMEPNLDSYCHKFLIKLSPNFVAYVLKSDDLRGKPETALRFFSWAGKQKKYHHKLECYVSLIELLCLCGDLDRIRCVVVELKNMNFLMNSNAANCLIKSFGCLGMVEELLWVWRGMKENGIEPSLYTYNFLVNGLVNSMFIESAERVFEVMEGGKIVPDIVTYNTMIKGYCKAGKTQKAMEKFRDMEGRNVEADKITYMTLMQGCYSEGDFDSCLSLYQEMREKGIEIPSHAYSLVINGLCKGGKCMVGYAVFEDMIEKGCKANVANYTALIDSYAKCGCIEEAMKLFERMKGDGLEPDGVTYGVIVNGLCKSGRLEKAMEYFQFCQNSRMADNAMLYSSLIDGLGKAGRVDEAERVFEKMIEKGCPPDSYCYNALIDALAKCGKTDEALALFKKMEKEGCDQTVYTYTILIDGLFKEHRNEEALKLWDMMIDKGITPTAASFRALSVGLCLSGKVARACKILDDLAPMGVIPETAFEDMINVLCKAGRVKEACKLADGIVDRGREIPGRIRTVLINALRKTGNADLAMKLMHSKIGIGYDRWGSVKKRVKFCILIDI; this comes from the coding sequence ATGAGAAGAAGCCTACTCAGACTCGGGGCTTCTTCAGCAACCCATGTCCTTTCTCCATGGCCTCCTCCTTCCTACTACAATGGTGGGTCTTCATCAAAAGCCTCAAACTTTCAGTCCACGTCAGCTTTCAGCTCAAATTCCAGGTGGGTTGTCGTCACCAACTCTCTTCCTCCACCAGAATGGGTAGAGCCTTTCAATGACGTCTCTGACATAGTCTCCAGCCCACAACGCTTCGACCCATCTCCATGGGTGGCCCAAATTCTCAATCTTTTAGACGGGTCTCCGCAGATGGAACCCAACTTAGACTCTTACTGCCACAAATTCCTGATCAAACTGTCTCCCAATTTCGTTGCATATGTGTTGAAATCTGATGATCTCCGAGGAAAGCCCGAGACTGCTCTACGGTTTTTCTCCTGGGCCGGTAAGCAAAAGAAGTATCATCATAAGCTTGAATGCTATGTGTCTTTGATTGAGCTTTTGTGTTTGTGTGGTGATTTGGATAGGATTAGATGTGTTGTTGTTGAGCTTAAAAATATGAACTTTTTGATGAATTCGAATGCGGCGAATTGTTTGATTAAGAGTTTTGGCTGTCTTGGAATGGTTGAGGAGTTGTTGTGGGTTTGGCGTGGGATGAAGGAGAATGGGATTGAGCCTAGTTTGTATACTTATAACTTTTTGGTGAATGGATTGGTGAACTCGATGTTTATTGAATCCGCGGAGCGGGTTTTCGAGGTTATGGAAGGTGGGAAGATTGTGCCTGACATTGTGACTTATAATACAATGATCAAAGGGTATTGTAAGGCAGGGAAAACCCAGAAGGCAATGGAGAAGTTTAGGGATATGGAGGGGAGGAATGTGGAGGCTGATAAGATTACTTATATGACTTTGATGCAGGGGTGTTATTCGGAAGGAGATTTCGATTCATGTTTGAGTCTGTACCAGGAAATGAGAGAGAAGGGGATTGAAATTCCATCTCACGCGTATAGTTTAGTCATCAATGGGCTATGTAAAGGTGGGAAATGTATGGTTGGGTATGCTGTTTTTGAAGATATGATTGAGAAGGGTTGTAAAGCAAATGTGGCAAACTATACAGCTTTGATCGATTCATATGCAAAATGTGGGTGCATTGAAGAGGCAATGAAGCTTTTCGAGAGGATGAAGGGCGATGGGCTTGAACCAGATGGGGTTACTTATGGGGTTATTGTCAATGGATTATGTAAGAGTGGGAGATTGGAGAAGGCCATGGAGTATTTTCAGTTTTGTCAAAACAGCAGAATGGCAGACAATGCTATGTTGTATTCTAGTTTAATCGATGGTCTTGGAAAGGCTGGAAGGGTTGATGAAGCTGAAAGGGTATTCGAAAAGATGATCGAAAAGGGTTGTCCACCGGATTCATACTGCTATAATGCCCTTATCGATGCCCTAGCAAAATGTGGAAAAACTGATGAAGCTTTAGCACTCTttaagaaaatggaaaaagaagGTTGTGATCAGACCGTTTATACATACACAATACTCATTGATGGACTATTTAAGGAGCATAGGAATGAAGAGGCATTGAAGCTGTGGGACATGATGATCGATAAAGGCATCACACCAACTGCTGCTTCATTCAGAGCTCTCTCAGTTGGGCTTTGTCTCTCAGGCAAAGTAGCCAGGGCCTGCAAGATTTTGGATGACCTAGCACCAATGGGCGTAATTCCTGAGACAGCTTTTGAAGATATGATCAATGTGTTGTGCAAAGCTGGTCGTGTCAAGGAAGCTTGCAAATTGGCTGATGGCATTGTGGATAGAGGTAGGGAAATACCGGGAAGAATTCGAACTGTTCTAATCAATGCCTTGAGGAAAACAGGGAATGCAGATTTAGCTATGAAGTTGATGCATAGTAAGATTGGTATTGGGTATGACCGATGGGGTAGTGTCAAAAAGCGAGTGAAGTTCTGTATTCTCATTGACATTTGA